Proteins from one Sabethes cyaneus chromosome 2, idSabCyanKW18_F2, whole genome shotgun sequence genomic window:
- the LOC128737738 gene encoding zinc finger protein 628-like, with translation MQSNLYSEDSLFGYWNEFDGGPGHYPFSPQIPPQPIIGNQFENFTLLPPPPTGIACPAGLMVPTACPNPLMGPVPRTYARFPPALPVPQCGPPHQQLPAISLSSPHFTTFQPHPPQQYPIIAPPVVPGPLTVDGVERTHLNDNGQVEQVVVKNGQVFHISFLDEPTEAAVSVPPTPNSEDTESEESQSRDWINYDELPLLQNVCGGETENGTYKCGICGKELKSALNLYVHEQVHKSTRLDCKTCGKRFNRIGKLEHHTRRHHPETLPEESPAACGKDSPSTPVLSDFSNYCVECEEFFNSSDELQNHMEINHRLIDDSQCSKISLKKSVGCPYCNESFEWPCLLKTHMTKHTGEKPFICERCNVSFRFVQSFYRHNRRVHGREK, from the coding sequence ATGCAGTCAAATCTCTATTCTGAAGATTCCTTATTCGGTTATTGGAATGAGTTCGACGGAGGCCCAGGCCACTATCCTTTTTCGCCGCAAATTCCACCGCAGCCTATAATAGGAAAccaatttgaaaattttaccCTATTGCCACCGCCACCAACAGGAATAGCATGCCCGGCAGGCTTAATGGTGCCAACTGCATGTCCGAACCCGTTAATGGGACCAGTTCCACGTACCTATGCACGGTTTCCCCCAGCTTTGCCAGTGCCACAATGTGGACCTCCACATCAACAGCTTCCAGCTATTAGTCTATCATCGCCACATTTCACCACCTTTCAACCACATCCGCCTCAACAATATCCAATAATTGCACCACCAGTTGTTCCAGGACCGTTGACTGTTGATGGGGTTGAGCGAACTCATCTCAACGATAATGGTCAAGTGGAACAAGTAGTGGTTAAAAATGGCCAAGTGTTTCATATAAGCTTTCTAGACGAACCGACTGAGGCAGCCGTTTCTGTCCCTCCGACGCCGAACAGTGAGGATACGGAAAGCGAGGAAAGTCAGTCCAGAGATTGGATCAACTACGACGAGTTACCATTGTTACAGAATGTCTGCGGAGGCGAAACGGAAAATGGCACATACAAGTGCGGTATTTGCGGGAAAGAATTAAAATCAGCGCTAAATTTATATGTTCACGAACAAGTGCATAAATCCACGCGGTTGGATTGTAAGACTTGTGGAAAACGATTCAATAGAATTGGAAAATTAGAGCACCACACTCGCAGACACCATCCGGAAACGTTACCCGAAGAGTCTCCTGCAGCATGTGGTAAAGACAGTCCAAGTACGCCAGTTTTGAGTGATTTTAGCAACTATTGTGTTGAATGTGAGGAATTTTTCAACAGTTCGGATGAATTGCAGAACCACATGGAGATAAACCATCGGCTTATTGACGATTCGCAATGCTCCAAAATCTCGTTGAAGAAATCGGTCGGTTGCCCGTACTGCAATGAATCCTTTGAATGGCCTTGCCTACTAAAAACGCACATGACAAAACATACTGGCGAGAAACCATTCATCTGCGAGCGATGCAATGTATCGTTCAGGTTTGTGCAGAGTTTCTATCGCCATAATAGACGGGTTCATGGacgtgaaaaataa
- the LOC128734869 gene encoding uncharacterized protein LOC128734869, translating into MSLHLEESPVSDNKMDISETTISQDSPPGYSSDAEEFNGDYQTNQHRINNREVDDVNVKHSCTSILTSKHRAQHVLNDSPNNQNNCQARDDAVNLKMENRAAGSSGLTPVSNHPLMLMSPTGSESDMSEFDNSNRHGKSNRNFYHYPDVVPVSEQPPLRLASPHPKRTSLGTNGGSNKTTSKTTKTTKTLTTSSTSTLDVINNIDDANNVTKRSFARENSPDFLSSGSEQDLSQFQAAVTPAYQSVALIQSQSQSQLQHSSLQHKSISPKLQQRRKISLSAELLVDDISSPEETQSNHSVDDLQQNLVSISPSSSILDDNGFVDIDEDFSDVPGSPRNGPSGDALPQYSAREEARDIRNWQKITLPDGKTREIDMKVIEPYKRVLSHGGYLHSGGHNAIVVFSACHLPDRSRSDYHYVMNNLFLYVVKTLEQLVTEDYVLVYLHGASNRGNVPPFPWLKKCYQLLDRRLRKSLKNLYMVHPTFWLKSIVCVARPFISSKFWRKLVYVKTLDELYQLVPVERAAVPEKVKSYDCRHS; encoded by the exons ATGAG CCTTCATTTGGAAGAAAGTCCAGTGTCGGACAATAAAATGGATATATCGGAAACCACTATTTCTCAGGATTCGCCCCCTGGTTATTCGTCAGACGCAGAAGAATTTAACGGAGACTATCAAACGAATCAGCATCGTATTAACAATCGTGAAGTGGACGATGTGAATGTGAAACATTCCTGTACTAGTATTTTGACTTCAAAACACCGAGCACAGCATGTTTTGAATGATTCGCCTAACAATCAAAACAATTGCCAGGCACGAGATGATGCAGTTAActtgaaaatggaaaatcgTGCTGCTGGTAGTAGTGGGTTAACTCCCGTTAGTAACCATCCTTTGATGCTTATGTCTCCGACCGGAAGCGAGTCAGACATGTCGGAATTTGACAATTCTAATAGACATGGAAAATCTAATAGGAATTTCTATCACTATCCGGATGTTGTTCCGGTCAGCGAGCAGCCTCCGTTGCGGCTGGCCAGTCCTCATCCAAAACGAACCTCATTAGGGACAAATGGTGGCAGCAACAAAACCACCAGTAAGACAACGAAAACAACCAAAACCTTAACTACATCGTCAACATCAACTCTCGATGTGATAAATAATATTGATGACGCCAACAATGTTACGAAGAGATCCTTCGCACGCGAGAATAGCCCG GACTTTCTGAGCAGTGGTTCGGAACAAGACCTGTCGCAATTTCAAGCTGCGGTGACACCTGCTTATCAATCCGTTGCGTTAATCCAGTCACAGTCGCAGTCGCAACTGCAGCATTCCTCTCTTCAGCACAAATCAATTTCACCCAAGCTACAGCAACGTCGTAAAATTTCGCTGTCTGCTGAGTTGTTAGTGGATGACATCAGTTCACCAGAAGAAACTCAATCTAACCACAGCGTAGATGATTTACAGCAAAATTTAGTTTCGATTAGTCCCTCCTCTTCGATTTTGGATGACAATGGGTTCGTAGATATTGACGAAGATTTTTCGGATGTACCCGGATCGCCGAGAAATGGGCCTAGCGGCGATGCTCTGCCGCAATATTCCGCTAGAGAGGAAGCTCGTGACATTCGCAACTGGCAAAAGATTACCTTGCCTGATGGAAAAACACGTGAAATTGATATGAAAGTGATAGAACCCTACAAAAGAGTTCTCTCTCACGGAGGGTATCTTCACTCCGGAGGGCATAACGCAATAGTCGTATTTAGTGCGTGTCATTTGCCGGATCGTTCCCGGTCCGATTACCATTATGTGATGAATAATCTGTTCCTGTATGTTGTGAAAACACTAGAGCAGCTAGTTACCGAAGATTACGTTCTGGTCTATCTACACGGTGCTTCTAACAGAGGCAACGTTCCACCATTCCCATGGCTTAAAAA ATGTTATCAGCTACTAGATAGACGGCTTCGGAAGAGTTTAAAGAATCTGTACATGGTTCATCCAACTTTCTGGTTGAAATCGATAGTATGCGTGGCTCGTCCGTTTATAAG CTCAAAATTCTGGCGAAAATTGGTTTACGTTAAAACACTGGATGAGTTGTACCAACTTGTGCCGGTAGAACGAGCTGCCGTTCCAGAAAAGGTGAAAAGCTACGACTGTCGACATTCCTAA
- the LOC128736453 gene encoding uncharacterized protein LOC128736453, translated as MEYEAKGYAHRITPEEQSSTDPSKVWYLPLGVVQNPKKPNKLRLIWDAKARVGGTSFNDMLLKGPDLLVSLMEVWLRFRQGNIAVVGDIKEMFHQIRIRDDDKQAQRFIFRQSPEIEPQEYVMDVATFGASCSPSLAQFIKNKNASEFAGAFSRAAKAITQNHYVDDLLDSVDTEEEAIQLVNEVKHIHLQAGFEIRNFCSNSVGVLASIGEPVARRQISMNLEKSPESERVLGLIWKPTEDVFTFDINSMKEEIKTLIHSGATPSKRQVLQTVMSLFDPLGLIAHLVVHGKILMQQIWRTRTEWDELIAEELWDDWRLWCQCLQRLDEVKVPRCFFKGVGITTLKDAEAHLFVDASEMACASVLYLRFMDNGKPRCVLVAAKTKVAPLKPLSIPRLELQAAMIGTRLMDSVLNALDIQITKRFLWTDSTTVLCWLRSDSRRYHQFVAFRVGEILTLSSVDEWHYVPSKKNVADVATKWKDGPSFDPNHPWYNAPEFLYQAQDQWPSEPLQSQAETETELRAVFLFHGTVPYELLEMSRFSKWNRLLRATAYVLRAVRRFKGEKPVKPDHLTQGELYNAENLIWRQVQAGTYPDEYAILRRNLANPASPSQIPKNSPLYRLSVFLDERGVVRMNSRISTAPSVPYDMQFPIVLPRKHPAIRLLTEDYHRRFLHSNGETVCNEMRQRFLVPGLRILIRQVAKQCVTCRVRKAVPAPPMMSALPKVRVTGMVRPFTHTGVDYLGPIQIKQGRSLVKRWVALFTCLAIRAVHLEVVHSLSTQSCVMAIRRFVARRGSPETFHSDNGTNFVGASNLLANQVQNIHEDCAVTFTNGETSWLFNPPSTPHMGGCWERMVRSVKSAISAIADHPRHPCDEVFETVVIEAESIINSRPLTYIPLESAEQESLTPNHFLLFGTKGITQPGIPIKAEENSLRDSWRLAQYLVDHFWTRWVREYLPTITKRTKWFEPVKPLKTGDLVLVVEDSKRNGWLRGRIVDVIKAAEGQVRRAVVQTKNGMLNRPAVKLALLDIQLPVDGPELHGQGDVTKRLGGFAQCEFGTARNSHSDGT; from the coding sequence ATGGAATACGAAGCGAAGGGATATGCTCATCGCATTACGCCGGAAGAGCAGAGCTCTACGGATCCCAGTAAAGTCTGGTACTTACCCTTGGGAGTGGTCCAGAACCCAAAGAAACCGAATAAGTTGCGGTTAATATGGGACGCCAAAGCACGAGTAGGAGGAACATCGTTTAACGACATGCTGCTAAAAGGTCCGGACCTCCTTGTATCTCTGATGGAGGTATGGTTGCGCTTCAGACAGGGGAACATTGCGGTGGTAGGTGATATTAAGGAAATGTTCCACCAGATCCGGATACGGGATGATGATAAACAGGCCCAGAGATTCATATTTCGACAAAGTCCAGAGATAGAACCCCAGGAGTATGTTATGGACGTAGCAACCTTCGGGGCATCGTGCTCGCCAAGTCTGGcacaatttataaaaaacaaGAACGCATCGGAGTTTGCTGGAGCCTTTTCGAGGGCGGCGAAAGCTATAACGCAAAACCACTATGTGGATGATCTTCTAGATAGCGTAGACACCGAAGAGGAGGCCATCCAGCTAGTCAACGAAGTAAAGCACATACATCTTCAAGCAGGATTCGAGATTCGCAACTTCTGTTCCAATTCAGTCGGAGTCCTGGCGAGCATTGGAGAACCGGTAGCGCGTCGACAAATATCCATGAACCTGGAAAAATCCCCAGAATCAGAGCGAGTCCTTGGATTGATCTGGAAGCCAACGGAGGATGTTTTCACGTTCGACATAAACAGTATGAAGGAGGAGATAAAGACGCTGATTCACAGCGGAGCTACACCTAGTAAACGGCAAGTTCTACAAACGGTAATGTCCTTGTTCGACCCACTGGGGCTGATAGCGCACCTCGTTGTCCATGGGAAAATACTCATGCAACAGATTTGGAGAACCAGAACGGAATGGGACGAGCTCATTGCGGAAGAATTGTGGGACGATTGGAGACTGTGGTGTCAGTGCCTGCAGCGTTTGGACGAAGTGAAGGTACCTCGTTGCTTCTTCAAAGGGGTAGGCATTACTACACTCAAAGATGCGGAAGCCCACCTGTTCGTAGATGCTAGTGAGATGGCTTGTGCATCGGTTCTGTATCTTCGCTTCATGGACAACGGTAAACCCAGATGTGTCCTAGTAGCCGCGAAAACGAAGGTCGCCCCGCTGAAACCACTTTCCATCCCGCGTCTTGAACTTCAAGCGGCAATGATCGGAACAAGGTTGATGGATTCCGTTCTAAACGCTCTAGATATTCAAATTACCAAGCGCTTCTTGTGGACTGATTCGACAACGGTCCTCTGCTGGTTGCGATCTGATAGTCGGCGCTACCATCAATTCGTTGCCTTCCGGGTAGGAGAAATCCTCACCTTAAGCAGTGTTGATGAGTGGCATTACGTGCCATCGAAGAAGAACGTCGCTGATGTCGCCACAAAATGGAAAGATGGACCAAGCTTCGATCCGAACCATCCGTGGTACAATGCTCCGGAATTCCTATACCAAGCGCAGGATCAGTGGCCGTCGGAACCGCTCCAGAGTCAGGCGGAAACGGAAACCGAACTACGTGCCGTGTTTCTCTTCCACGGTACGGTGCCTTATGAGCTATTGGAAATGTCTAGGTTTTCGAAGTGGAACCGTCTGTTGAGAGCTACAGCCTACGTTCTACGAGCCGTGCGGAGATTCAAGGGAGAAAAACCTGTTAAACCAGATCATCTAACACAGGGCGAGCTGTACAATGCAGAAAACCTAATATGGAGACAAGTGCAAGCTGGGACGTACCCGGATGAGTACGCAATCCTACGGCGTAATTTAGCGAATCCCGCAAGTCCGTCTCAAATCCCGAAGAACAGTCCACTATACCGCCTTTCGGTATTCCTAGACGAGCGAGGCGTCGTCCGAATGAATAGTAGAATCTCCACCGCGCCTTCTGTGCCGTATGACATGCAGTTCCCAATTGTGCTACCAAGGAAGCACCCGGCAATACGTCTTCTAACAGAGGACTACCATCGCAGGTTTCTCCACAGTAATGGCGAAACAGTTTGCAACGAAATGCGTCAACGATTCCTTGTGCCAGGATTACGTATTCTGATTCGTCAGGTGGCGAAGCAATGTGTGACTTGCCGTGTTAGAAAAGCTGTACCAGCACCGCCTATGATGTCAGCTCTACCAAAAGTCCGCGTAACAGGGATGGTCAGACCATTCACCCACACTGGCGTGGACTATCTGGGACCAATACAGATCAAACAGGGGCGCAGTTTAGTGAAAAGGTGGGTTGCATTATTCACCTGTCTCGCGATTCGGGCTGTGCACCTGGAGGTAGTGCATAGTCTGTCTACGCAGTCGTGCGTGATGGCTATCAGGCGCTTCGTGGCTCGACGTGGTTCCCCGGAAACCTTTCACAGCGACAACGGGACAAACTTCGTGGGCGCGAGCAACCTATTGGCAAACCAAGTACAGAACATCCATGAGGACTGCGCCGTAACTTTCACGAACGGTGAGACAAGCTGGCTGTTCAATCCGCCATCCACACCCCATATGGGTGGCTGTTGGGAGCGCATGGTGCGCTCCGTTAAATCCGCTATATCTGCCATTGCGGATCATCCCCGACATCCTTGCGATGAGGTATTCGAGACAGTCGTGATTGAAGCTGAGTCGATCATTAACTCCAGGCCTCTGACGTACATCCCGTTGGAGTCAGCAGAACAGGAGTCTCTCACACCTAATCACTTTTTGCTCTTCGGTACGAAAGGCATCACTCAACCGGGGATACCTATTAAGGCGGAGGAAAATAGCTTGCGGGACAGTTGGCGTCTCGCACAGTACTTAGTGGACCACTTCTGGACTCGGTGGGTACGGGAGTACCTCCCAACTATAACGAAGCGTACCAAATGGTTTGAGCCGGTTAAGCCATTGAAAACCGGTGACCTTGTACTGGTGGTTGAGGATAGTAAGCGGAATGGCTGGTTAAGAGGCAGGATCGTAGACGTGATTAAGGCAGCGGAAGGACAGGTTCGGCGAGCAGTTgtacagactaaaaacggaatgCTCAACAGACCTGCGGTAAAATTAGCACTCCTCGATATTCAGTTGCCTGTAGACGGTCCGGAACTACACGGGCAGGGGGATGTTACGAAACGGCTGGGCGGTTTCGCTCAGTGTGAGTTCGGTACCGCCCGTAACAGTCATTCTGATGGTACATAA
- the LOC128733710 gene encoding 26S proteasome non-ATPase regulatory subunit 4 — MVLESTMLCFDNSDYQRNGDYFPTRLNAQKDGVNLVCLSKVRSNPENNVGLLTLSNTTEVLATLTSDVGRILSKLHLVNPGGDINLLTGLRIAHLVLKHRQGKNHKMRIVVFVGSPVGHDENELVKLAKKLKKEKVNVDIVSFGDHQKNNDVFTSFINVLNGKDGTGSHLVCVPRGSVLSEALISSPIIQGEDGTGAAGLGGAGFEFGVDPNEDPELALALRVSMEEQRQRQEEEQRRVQATSGAEASGQEGTSSGGVALASQPNTEEALLERALALSTDDAMPDFANMTEEEQIAFAMQMSMQDAQQETPISQPAKRQKKEETPMEVDEDINEVIADPEFLQSVLENLPGVDPHSEAIRDAVGSLNKDKKQSDKEGDKK; from the exons atggttCTGGAAAGTACAATGCTATGTTTCGATAATAGCGATTATCAGCGAAACGGCGACTATTTTCCAACGCGACTCAACGCACAGAAGGATGGCGTAAATTTAGTTTGTCTTTCTAAGGTTCGTTCCAATCCGGAAAACAACGTTGGCTTGCTGACGTTATCTAACACAACCGAAGTGCTAGCCACGCTTACTAGCGATGTTGGAAGGATTCTGTCCAAGTTACATCTGGTTAATCCGGGAGGCGACATCAACTTGTTGACGGGACTAAGAATTGCTCATTTAGTTCTCAAGCATCGTCAAG GAAAGAACCATAAGATGCGAATTGTGGTTTTTGTGGGTTCACCAGTGGGCCACGATGAGAATGAATTAGTCAAGCTGGCTAAAAAACTGAAGAAGGAGAAGGTTAATGTTGACATTGTTAGTTTCGGAGATCATCAGAAGAACAATGACGTTTTTACTTCCTTTATAAATGTATTGAACGGTAAAGATGGTACTGGGTCGCATTTGGTGTGCGTTCCCCGAGGATCGGTTCTTTCTGAAGCCCTTATTTCTTCCCCAATTATACAAGGAGAAGATGGAACTGGAGCTGCTGGCTTAGGCGGAGCTGGATTTGAGTTCGGGGTTGATCCCAATGAGGATCCAGAATTGGCTCTGGCTTTGCGAGTGTCAATGGAAGAACAACGGCAGCGTCAAGAGGAGGAGCAACGCCGCGTGCAGGCCACCAGCGGTGCCGAAGCGAGTGGTCAGGAAGGAACCTCTTCTGGTGGAGTTGCGTTGGCAAGCCAACCGAACACGGAAGAAGCGCTGCTAGAGCGTGCTCTTGCCCTGTCGACCGACGATGCGATGCCTGACTTTGCAAACATGACCGAGGAGGAGCAGATTGCGTTCGCAATGCAGATGTCGATGCAGGATGCCCAGCAGGAGACGCCGATTTCACAACCAGCGAAGCGCCAGAAGAAGGAAGAAACTCCGATGGAGGTTGACGAGGATATTAACGAGGTGATTGCCGATCCGGAGTTTTTACAAAGTGTACTGGAGAATTTACCCGGTGTCGACCCCCACTCGGAAGCCATTCGCGATGCCGTTGGCTCATTGAACAAGGATAAGAAGCAGTCTGACAAAGAGGGCGATAAGAAGTAA
- the LOC128733709 gene encoding microspherule protein 1 codes for MDLNSSNRNRSNIDYGEGSSFDLSNDQKRRSSSRSIKRKRFDDEIVEYSLQQPQLKTVGRPRTISQSFGFGSPTAPASTSTATISAPVSVSPTIVEQNIVAPVPPMPLTSVAVTQPMPHPPPHVPNPASSLLQQLNSNVSVNEKKKGLKNNKKNKKKGAGQTPATKDLGRWKPIDDLALITGILQTNDLRMVHRGTKFSCKFTIHEMQARWSSLLYDEPISRIAVAAMRNLHPEVVEAVQSKALYSVAEEELLGTIRSNSNPTLETFQELLDKNSTIFYQARTAKALYAHWQLMKQYSLLPDQSVQSLAKSDNILSFSDAEDLMNDADLNENRDETLETELALADRKSKKEIRTLENELSRWNVLVDSLTGIGFSPDFDNQTLAVLRGRLVRFLMRSREIVFGRSTKDGVVDVDFSLEGPAFKVSRKQGTIKLRSNGDFFITNEGKRPLYVDGAPLMYGNKTRLNNNCVIEISNLKFIFLINYELINAIRHESAKMNIPLI; via the exons ATGGATTTAAACTCAAGTAATCGAAACAGGAGTAACATAGATTACGGTGAGGGCTCTAGTTTTGACTTGAGCAACGACCAGAAGCGTAGAAG CTCTTCCCGTTCGATCAAACGTAAGCGTTTTGATGATGAAATTGTTGAATACAGTCTGCAACAACCTCAGCTAAAAACCGTTGGCCGTCCCCGAACTATATCGCAGTCGTTTGGGTTTGGATCTCCTACCGCTCCTGCTTCGACTTCTACCGCAACAATTTCCGCACCTGTTTCCGTTTCACCGACGATTGTTGAGCAAAATATTGTTGCACCAGTTCCTCCGATGCCCTTAACATCGGTGGCAGTTACACAACCGATGCCGCATCCACCGCCACATGTGCCGAATCCGGCAAGCAGCTTGCTTCAACAGTTGAACTCTAACGTTTCAgtcaatgaaaagaaaaaaggcttaaaaaataacaagaagaacaagaaaaaaggTGCTGGACAGACACCTGCCACGAAGGATCTAGGCCGATGGAAACCAATCGATGATTTAGCTTTGATAACCGGTATCTTGCAAACCAATGACCTTCGCATGGTCCATCGAGGAactaaattttcttgtaaattcacgattcatgaaatgcaagcTAGATGGTCGTCCTTATTATATGATGAACCTATTTCGAGAATAGCAGTCGCCGCAATGAGAAACCTTCACCCCGAAGTAGTGGAAGCCGTACAAAGCAAGGCACTCTATTCAGTTGCAGAAGAGGAACTCTTGGGAACGATCAGATCAAATTCTAATCCCACTTTGGAGACTTTCCAGGAACTCTTGGACAAAAATTCAACcatattttatcaagctagaaCAGCAAAGGCTCTATACGCGCACTGGCAGCTAATGAAGCAATACTCGCTGCTACCAGATCAATCGGTGCAATCACTAGCGAAGAGCGACaatattctttcattttcggatGCAGAAGATCTGATGAACGATGCTGATTTGAATGAGAATCGTGATGAAACACTGGAAACCGAGCTAGCATTAGCCGATCGGAAAAGCAAAAAGGAAATACGCACTTTGGAAAACGAGCTCTCTCGTTGGAACGTATTGGTAGACTCTTTGACCGGTATTGGATTTTCGCCTGATTTCGATAATCAAACTCTGGCAGTCCTCCGCGGGCGGCTGGTGCGTTTTCTGATGCGATCCCGTGAAATCGTGTTCGGACGCTCAACCAAAGACGGCGTAGTCGATGTGGACTTCTCGCTGGAAGGTCCAGCATTCAAGGTTTCACGTAAACAAGGAACGATTAAACTGCGCAGCAACGGCGATTTCTTCATAACAAACGAAGGAAAACGGCCGCTGTACGTCGACGGCGCGCCACTGATGTATGGAAATAAAACCAGATTGAACAACAATTGCGTGATTGAG aTATCGAATTTGAAATTTATCTTTTTGATCAACTACGAGCTGATCAACGCAATTCGCCACGAAAGTGCTAAAATGAACATACCATTGATTTAA